Proteins from one Mycobacterium sp. SMC-2 genomic window:
- the crgA gene encoding cell division protein CrgA: MPKSKVRKKNDFGVSAVSRTPVKVKVGPSSVWFVALFVGLMLIGLVWLMVFQLAAVGSQAPTALNWMAQLGPWNYAIAFAFMITGLLLTMRWH; encoded by the coding sequence ATGCCCAAGTCCAAGGTCCGCAAGAAAAATGACTTCGGCGTCAGCGCGGTCAGCCGCACGCCGGTGAAGGTGAAGGTCGGACCGTCCAGCGTGTGGTTCGTTGCCTTGTTCGTCGGTCTCATGTTGATCGGGCTGGTCTGGCTGATGGTGTTTCAGTTGGCCGCCGTCGGCAGCCAGGCGCCGACCGCGCTCAACTGGATGGCGCAACTGGGGCCGTGGAACTACGCCATCGCCTTCGCTTTCATGATCACCGGTTTGTTGCTGACGATGCGCTGGCACTGA
- a CDS encoding aminodeoxychorismate/anthranilate synthase component II, translating to MRILVVDNYDSFVFNLVQYLGQLGVEAEVWRNDDARLSDQAAVTKRFDGVLLSPGPGTPERAGASIGLVKACAAERTPLLGVCLGHQAIGVAFGATVDRAPELLHGKTSSVFHTNTGVLQGLPDPFTATRYHSLTILPESLPPVLEVTARTRGGVIMGVRHSELPIHGVQFHPESILTEGGHRMLANWLTYCGWARNDTLVRRLENEVRAAVQPYLPADPAATGRTSA from the coding sequence GTGCGGATCCTGGTCGTCGACAACTACGACAGCTTCGTGTTCAACCTGGTGCAGTACCTGGGCCAGCTGGGCGTCGAGGCCGAGGTGTGGCGCAACGACGACGCCAGACTTTCTGACCAGGCGGCCGTCACCAAGCGGTTCGACGGTGTGCTGCTGAGCCCCGGCCCCGGCACCCCGGAACGCGCGGGGGCTTCGATCGGTCTGGTGAAAGCGTGTGCCGCCGAGCGCACCCCGCTACTCGGGGTCTGCCTCGGCCATCAAGCAATCGGCGTCGCCTTCGGCGCCACCGTGGACCGCGCCCCCGAGCTGCTGCACGGCAAGACCAGCAGCGTCTTCCACACCAACACCGGTGTCCTGCAAGGACTTCCGGACCCGTTCACGGCGACGCGCTACCACTCGCTGACCATACTTCCCGAGTCGCTGCCCCCAGTGCTGGAGGTGACGGCCCGCACCCGCGGCGGTGTCATCATGGGTGTGCGGCACAGCGAGTTGCCGATTCACGGTGTGCAGTTCCACCCCGAGTCGATCCTGACCGAGGGCGGACACCGAATGCTGGCGAACTGGCTGACCTATTGCGGGTGGGCCCGCAACGACACGCTGGTCCGCCGCCTCGAGAACGAGGTTCGGGCGGCGGTGCAGCCCTACCTGCCCGCCGATCCGGCAGCTACTGGCCGAACTTCAGCGTGA
- the pknB gene encoding Stk1 family PASTA domain-containing Ser/Thr kinase produces the protein MTTPQHLSDRYELGEILGFGGMSEVHLARDVRLHRDVAVKVLRADLARDPSFYLRFRREAQNAAALNHPSIVAVYDTGEAETPTGPLPYIVMEYVDGVTLRDIVHTDGPLPPRRAIEIIADACQALNFSHQNGIIHRDVKPANIMISNTNAVKVMDFGIARAIADSGNSVTQTAAVIGTAQYLSPEQARGDPVDARSDVYSLGCVLYEILTGEPPFTGDSPVAVAYQHVREDPVPPSRRHEGISADLDAVVLKALAKNPENRYQTAAEMRADLVRVHNGETPEAPKVFTDADRSSLLAAGASAPGPRTDPLSRLPLRRVDDTNGGSVGRWIVAVAALAVLTIVVVIAFNTFGGTTRDVQVPDMRGQVSADAIAALQNRGFKTRTLQKPDSIIPPDHVISTDPGANASVSAGDEITINVSTGPEQREVPDVSSLSYSDAVGKLKAAGFSKFKQANSPSSPELLGKVIGTNPPANQTSAITNVITVIVGSGPETKQVPDVAGQTVDVAQKNLTVYGFTKITQAQADSPRPAGEVIGTNPPKGQMVPVDSVIELQVSKGNQFVMPDLSGMFWTDAEPRLRALGWTGVLDKGPDVDAGGSQSHRVVYQNPPAGTGCNRDGIITLKFGQ, from the coding sequence ATGACCACCCCTCAGCATCTGTCTGACCGCTATGAACTGGGCGAAATCCTCGGCTTCGGGGGTATGTCCGAGGTTCACCTGGCCCGCGACGTCCGGTTACACCGGGATGTAGCGGTCAAAGTGCTGCGCGCCGACCTGGCCCGCGACCCCAGCTTCTATCTTCGGTTTCGCCGAGAGGCGCAGAACGCCGCCGCGCTCAATCACCCGTCGATCGTCGCGGTGTACGACACCGGCGAGGCGGAGACGCCGACCGGCCCCTTGCCCTACATCGTGATGGAGTACGTCGACGGCGTCACCCTGCGCGACATCGTGCACACCGATGGCCCGCTGCCCCCGCGGCGGGCCATCGAGATCATCGCCGACGCGTGTCAGGCACTGAACTTCAGCCACCAGAACGGCATCATCCACCGCGACGTCAAGCCGGCCAACATCATGATCAGCAACACCAATGCGGTCAAGGTGATGGACTTCGGCATCGCGCGCGCGATCGCCGACAGCGGCAACAGCGTCACCCAGACCGCGGCCGTGATCGGGACCGCCCAGTATCTGTCGCCCGAGCAAGCCCGCGGCGACCCCGTCGACGCCCGGTCCGACGTCTATTCGCTGGGTTGCGTGCTCTACGAAATCCTCACGGGTGAACCACCTTTCACCGGTGACTCGCCCGTCGCGGTCGCCTACCAGCACGTGCGCGAGGACCCCGTCCCACCGTCGCGGCGGCACGAGGGCATCTCCGCCGACCTCGACGCCGTCGTGCTCAAGGCGCTGGCCAAGAACCCCGAGAACCGCTATCAGACCGCCGCCGAGATGCGCGCCGATCTGGTGCGGGTGCACAACGGTGAAACACCCGAGGCGCCCAAGGTGTTCACCGACGCCGACCGGTCCTCGCTGCTCGCCGCGGGCGCAAGCGCCCCCGGCCCGCGCACCGATCCGCTGTCCCGACTGCCTCTCCGCCGCGTCGACGACACCAACGGTGGGTCGGTCGGCCGCTGGATCGTCGCGGTCGCCGCGCTGGCGGTGCTGACGATCGTCGTCGTCATCGCCTTCAACACCTTCGGCGGCACCACCCGCGATGTCCAGGTGCCCGACATGCGGGGGCAGGTGTCCGCCGATGCCATTGCGGCGCTGCAGAATCGCGGCTTCAAGACGCGCACGCTGCAAAAGCCCGATTCGATCATCCCGCCCGATCACGTCATCAGCACCGACCCCGGCGCCAACGCGTCGGTGAGCGCGGGTGACGAGATCACGATCAACGTCTCGACCGGTCCCGAGCAGCGCGAAGTGCCCGATGTCTCGTCGCTGAGCTACTCCGACGCGGTCGGCAAGCTCAAAGCCGCGGGGTTCAGCAAGTTCAAGCAGGCCAACTCGCCGTCGAGCCCCGAGCTGCTGGGCAAGGTGATCGGCACCAACCCGCCGGCGAACCAGACGTCCGCGATCACCAACGTGATCACCGTCATCGTCGGCTCGGGGCCCGAGACCAAGCAGGTGCCCGACGTCGCGGGCCAGACCGTCGACGTCGCGCAGAAGAATCTCACCGTCTACGGCTTCACCAAGATCACCCAGGCGCAGGCCGACAGCCCCCGGCCGGCCGGCGAGGTGATCGGTACGAACCCGCCCAAGGGCCAAATGGTTCCGGTGGATTCGGTGATCGAGCTGCAGGTGTCCAAGGGCAACCAGTTCGTGATGCCCGACCTGAGCGGCATGTTCTGGACGGACGCGGAGCCGCGGCTACGGGCGTTGGGCTGGACCGGGGTGCTGGACAAGGGCCCGGACGTGGATGCGGGCGGCTCCCAGTCGCACCGGGTGGTGTATCAGAACCCGCCGGCCGGCACCGGTTGCAACCGGGACGGCATCATCACGCTGAAGTTCGGCCAGTAG
- the istA gene encoding IS21 family transposase: MSYREVSVIEVREMLRLWLQGHGLREVARLSGTDRKTVRRYVDRARACGLDRDGDGCQLTDELLAAVIAGVRPSRPNGKSQAWETIAAQHEQIKAWLKQDLTLTKVHTLLGRRGVVVSYRTLHRYATTELGFGIRQATVPVADCEPGAELQVDFGRLGMLTDAADGRRRVVQGLIFTAVYSRHMFVWPTYRQTLHEVIAGFEAAWAFFGGVFAVAIPDNMKAIVDKADATDPKLNDAFREYAQARGFVVDPTRIRSPRDKPRVERCVQYVRSNFFAGEDFRNLSDCRARAEQWCGQVAGMRIHGTTRLRPAEVFATDELPHLKPAPDEVFDIPTWSRPKVAPDRHVQVAKALYSVPGELIGRRLDARVDARTVKLYWRGELIKVHPVMAPGRRHTDPADLPAEVSVYAMRDINTLQRKASAHGQHVGAYAAAVLEHPLPWTKMRQVYRLLGLVRRHGADAVDDACQRALDAEVIDVGLIERMLTRGAGAQLPLIPNPPQASRFVRAATDFAVRRPS, encoded by the coding sequence ATGAGCTACCGGGAGGTGTCGGTGATCGAAGTCAGGGAGATGCTGCGGTTGTGGCTGCAGGGTCATGGGTTGCGCGAGGTGGCCCGGTTATCGGGCACGGACCGCAAAACGGTGCGCCGGTATGTGGACCGCGCCCGCGCGTGCGGGCTGGACCGTGACGGCGACGGGTGTCAGTTGACCGACGAGCTGTTGGCGGCGGTGATCGCCGGCGTGCGGCCGAGTCGGCCCAACGGCAAGAGCCAGGCCTGGGAGACCATCGCCGCCCAGCACGAGCAGATCAAGGCGTGGCTGAAGCAAGACTTGACTCTGACGAAGGTGCACACGCTGCTTGGGCGTCGGGGCGTGGTGGTGTCGTATCGAACGTTGCATCGCTATGCCACAACGGAATTGGGGTTCGGGATTCGGCAGGCCACGGTGCCGGTGGCCGATTGCGAGCCCGGTGCTGAACTGCAGGTCGATTTCGGTCGGCTCGGAATGCTCACTGATGCCGCGGATGGCCGCCGGCGGGTAGTGCAGGGGTTGATCTTCACTGCGGTGTATTCGCGGCACATGTTCGTCTGGCCGACCTACCGGCAGACGCTTCACGAGGTGATCGCCGGGTTTGAGGCCGCGTGGGCATTCTTCGGCGGGGTGTTCGCGGTGGCGATCCCCGACAACATGAAGGCCATCGTCGACAAGGCTGATGCGACCGATCCGAAACTTAATGACGCCTTCCGCGAATACGCTCAGGCGCGGGGCTTCGTCGTGGACCCCACCCGCATCCGCAGCCCGCGCGACAAGCCTAGGGTTGAGCGCTGTGTCCAATATGTTCGGTCGAATTTCTTTGCTGGAGAAGACTTTCGGAATCTGAGTGACTGCCGGGCACGAGCCGAGCAGTGGTGTGGGCAGGTGGCGGGGATGCGGATACACGGCACCACTCGGCTGCGCCCGGCCGAGGTATTCGCCACCGACGAGCTACCCCACCTCAAACCGGCACCCGACGAGGTGTTCGACATCCCGACCTGGAGCCGGCCCAAGGTGGCTCCCGATCGGCACGTGCAGGTCGCCAAGGCGCTCTACAGCGTTCCCGGTGAGCTGATTGGGCGCCGGCTGGATGCCCGGGTGGATGCGCGCACGGTGAAGCTGTATTGGCGCGGTGAGCTGATCAAGGTCCATCCGGTCATGGCGCCAGGACGCCGCCATACCGACCCCGCTGATCTACCGGCCGAGGTGTCGGTCTATGCGATGCGAGATATCAACACCTTGCAGCGCAAGGCATCCGCACACGGGCAGCATGTCGGCGCCTACGCGGCGGCGGTGCTGGAGCATCCGCTGCCGTGGACCAAGATGCGCCAGGTCTACCGACTCCTGGGACTGGTGCGCCGCCACGGCGCCGACGCGGTCGATGACGCCTGCCAGCGCGCGCTGGACGCCGAGGTCATCGACGTCGGGCTGATCGAGCGCATGCTTACCCGCGGTGCCGGCGCACAGCTGCCGCTGATCCCGAACCCGCCGCAGGCGTCGCGGTTCGTCCGCGCGGCCACCGACTTCGCGGTGCGCAGGCCCTCATGA
- the pbpA gene encoding D,D-transpeptidase PbpA, which produces MNTSLRRISVTVMALIVLLLLNATMTQVFAADSLRADPRNQRVLLDEYSRQRGQIVAGGQLLAYSVATDSRFRFLRVYPNPAVYAPITGFYSLRYSSTGLERAEDPLLNGSDERLFGRRLADFFTGRDPRGGNVDTTIRPRVQQAGWDAMQQGCGGPPCKGAVVALEPSTGKILAMVSSPSYDPNLLSSHDPEVQAQAWQRLRDNADNPMTNRAISETYPPGSTFKVITTAAALQAGATDAQQLTAAPSIQLPDSTATLENYGGQPCGGEPTVSLKQAFALSCNTAFVQLGMLTGSDALRSMAQSFGLDTSPSVIPLQVAESTVGIIPDAAALGMSSIGQKDVALTPLENAAIAATIANNGVTMQPYLIDSLKGPDLANISTTVPYQQRRAVSPQVAAKLTELMVGAEKVAQQKGAIPGVQIASKTGTAEHGTDPRNTPPHAWYIAFAPAQTPRVAVAVLVENGGDRLSATGGALAAPIGRAVIQAALQGGP; this is translated from the coding sequence ATGAACACCTCTCTGCGCCGCATCTCGGTCACCGTCATGGCGCTGATCGTGCTGCTGCTGCTCAACGCGACGATGACGCAGGTGTTCGCCGCCGACTCGCTGCGCGCCGACCCGCGCAATCAGCGCGTCCTGCTGGACGAGTATTCGCGGCAACGCGGCCAAATCGTCGCGGGCGGCCAACTGCTGGCCTACTCCGTGGCCACTGACAGCCGCTTCCGATTCCTGCGGGTCTATCCCAATCCGGCGGTCTACGCGCCGATCACCGGCTTCTACTCGTTGCGCTATTCCAGTACCGGATTGGAGCGCGCCGAGGATCCGCTCCTGAACGGATCCGACGAGCGGCTGTTCGGGCGCCGGCTGGCCGACTTCTTCACCGGTCGCGATCCGCGCGGCGGCAACGTCGACACCACCATCAGACCGCGCGTCCAGCAGGCAGGGTGGGACGCGATGCAGCAGGGGTGCGGCGGACCGCCGTGCAAGGGCGCCGTCGTCGCCCTCGAGCCGTCCACCGGCAAGATCCTGGCCATGGTGTCCTCGCCGTCCTATGACCCCAACCTGCTGTCCTCGCACGATCCCGAAGTGCAGGCGCAAGCGTGGCAGCGGCTTCGCGACAACGCCGACAATCCGATGACTAACCGCGCCATCTCGGAGACCTACCCGCCCGGTTCGACGTTCAAGGTGATCACGACCGCGGCGGCACTGCAGGCCGGCGCGACGGACGCCCAACAGTTGACGGCGGCGCCCTCCATTCAGCTACCCGACAGCACCGCGACGCTGGAGAATTACGGCGGCCAGCCCTGCGGCGGCGAGCCCACGGTGTCGCTCAAACAGGCTTTTGCCCTGTCGTGCAACACCGCGTTCGTCCAGCTCGGCATGCTCACCGGCTCGGATGCGTTGCGCAGCATGGCGCAATCCTTCGGCCTGGACACCAGCCCGAGCGTCATCCCGCTGCAGGTCGCCGAATCAACCGTCGGGATCATCCCGGACGCCGCCGCGCTGGGCATGTCCAGCATCGGACAGAAGGACGTCGCGCTCACGCCGCTGGAGAACGCCGCGATCGCCGCGACCATCGCGAACAACGGGGTCACGATGCAGCCCTACCTGATCGACAGCCTCAAAGGCCCCGATCTGGCCAACATCAGCACCACCGTTCCCTATCAGCAGCGCCGCGCGGTGTCACCGCAGGTCGCCGCTAAGCTAACAGAGCTGATGGTCGGCGCCGAGAAGGTCGCGCAGCAGAAAGGGGCCATTCCCGGCGTGCAGATCGCATCCAAGACTGGTACCGCAGAGCATGGCACCGATCCGCGTAATACGCCGCCGCACGCGTGGTACATCGCCTTCGCGCCCGCGCAGACGCCCAGAGTCGCTGTGGCGGTGTTGGTAGAGAATGGCGGCGACCGCCTGTCCGCGACGGGAGGTGCACTCGCCGCGCCGATCGGACGGGCTGTGATCCAAGCCGCGCTACAGGGAGGACCATGA
- a CDS encoding serine/threonine-protein kinase — translation MSPRVGVTLSGRYRLQRLIATGGMGQVWEAVDSRLGRRVAVKVLKQEFSQDPEFIERFRAEARTTAMLNHPGIAQVHDYGESQLDGEGRTAYLVMELVNGEPLNSVLKRTGRLSLRHALDMLEQTGRALQVAHAAGLVHRDVKPGNILITPTGQVKITDFGIAKAVDAAPVTQTGMVMGTAQYIAPEQALGHDATPASDVYSLGVVGYEVVSGKRPFTGDGALTVAMKHIKEPPPPLPAELPPNVRELIEITLVKNPAMRYRSGGPFADAVAAVRAGRRPPRPSQSPPPGRASPAAIPSSPTTRAAAVSGTRTAAPRRSRPSTGGHRPPPARRTFSSGQRALLWAAGVLGALAIIIAVLIVINSRADTQQQPPPPTVTDTGGPPAPPPTTNTPSGSGPVLRLNWTDRGKIGNSGPQRGPAERGWGEPPAPRASPARHEIPR, via the coding sequence ATGAGCCCGCGAGTTGGTGTGACGCTGTCTGGCAGATACCGCCTGCAGCGCCTGATCGCCACCGGCGGCATGGGTCAAGTCTGGGAGGCGGTGGACAGCCGCCTCGGCCGCCGCGTCGCGGTCAAGGTGCTCAAGCAGGAGTTCTCGCAGGACCCGGAGTTCATCGAGCGGTTCCGCGCCGAAGCGCGCACCACCGCGATGCTCAACCACCCCGGCATCGCCCAAGTCCACGACTACGGCGAAAGCCAGCTGGACGGCGAGGGTCGCACCGCCTACCTGGTGATGGAGCTGGTCAACGGCGAGCCGCTGAACTCGGTGCTCAAGCGCACGGGCCGGCTGTCGTTGCGGCACGCTCTGGACATGCTCGAGCAGACCGGCCGAGCACTGCAGGTCGCGCACGCCGCCGGCTTGGTGCACCGCGACGTCAAGCCGGGCAACATCCTGATCACGCCGACGGGCCAGGTGAAGATCACCGATTTCGGCATCGCCAAGGCCGTCGACGCCGCTCCGGTCACCCAGACGGGAATGGTGATGGGTACCGCCCAGTACATCGCCCCCGAGCAAGCCTTGGGCCACGACGCGACCCCCGCGAGCGACGTCTATTCGCTGGGTGTCGTCGGCTACGAGGTGGTGTCGGGCAAGCGGCCGTTCACCGGTGACGGTGCCCTGACGGTGGCGATGAAGCACATCAAGGAGCCCCCGCCGCCGCTGCCCGCGGAGCTGCCGCCCAACGTGCGCGAGCTCATCGAGATCACGCTGGTCAAGAACCCCGCGATGCGTTACCGCAGCGGCGGACCGTTCGCCGACGCCGTGGCGGCGGTGCGGGCCGGGCGCCGTCCGCCGCGGCCCAGCCAGTCACCGCCTCCCGGGCGGGCATCACCGGCGGCCATCCCGTCGAGCCCGACGACCAGGGCGGCCGCCGTGTCCGGCACGCGTACCGCTGCGCCGCGCCGATCCCGGCCCTCCACCGGGGGACACCGCCCGCCCCCGGCCCGGCGCACCTTCTCGTCGGGCCAGCGCGCGTTGCTCTGGGCCGCCGGAGTGCTCGGAGCGCTGGCGATCATCATCGCGGTGCTCATCGTCATCAATTCCCGCGCCGACACCCAGCAGCAGCCGCCGCCCCCGACGGTCACCGACACCGGGGGTCCGCCGGCGCCACCACCGACGACCAACACTCCGAGTGGTTCCGGCCCCGTGCTGCGGCTGAATTGGACGGATCGCGGGAAAATAGGTAATTCTGGACCGCAACGAGGGCCGGCCGAGCGCGGGTGGGGTGAACCACCGGCGCCGAGAGCGTCACCGGCCCGACACGAGATACCACGATGA
- the istB gene encoding IS21-like element helper ATPase IstB, with product MSTTRRPDATPAVKPIEVSADLKALMRRLKLGRLLDTLPERLALARSNRLPHHDFLEMLLADEVTRRDRESAARRAKTAQLDPQMQLQAWDDTAAVSYDRQLWAELTSLRFLADAYNVLIMGPVGVGKTFLANALGHIAVRRHHSVHTERADKLFKRLRGARLDGSYEDEMRKLHRVELLIIDDLALHRLEATETNDFYELIVERHRTASTVITSNREPPEILTMMADPLLAQSAMDRLQSAAYELVVEGESYRQRQKPRPRKPVNSDQPN from the coding sequence ATGAGCACAACCCGCCGCCCCGATGCCACCCCCGCGGTCAAGCCGATCGAGGTGTCTGCAGACCTCAAAGCGCTGATGCGCCGCCTCAAGCTCGGCCGCCTGCTCGACACCCTGCCCGAACGGCTCGCGCTGGCACGATCGAATCGGCTGCCACACCACGACTTCCTGGAAATGCTGCTAGCCGATGAGGTCACCCGCCGCGACCGCGAGTCCGCCGCCCGCCGCGCCAAGACAGCACAATTGGATCCGCAGATGCAGCTGCAGGCCTGGGATGACACCGCCGCGGTCAGCTACGACCGCCAACTATGGGCAGAGTTGACCTCGCTGCGGTTTCTGGCCGACGCCTACAACGTGCTCATCATGGGACCGGTCGGAGTCGGAAAAACGTTCCTGGCCAACGCATTAGGCCACATCGCCGTGCGACGTCACCACAGCGTGCATACCGAACGCGCCGACAAACTGTTCAAACGCCTCCGCGGAGCACGGCTAGACGGCAGCTATGAAGACGAGATGCGCAAACTACACCGCGTCGAGCTGCTCATCATCGATGACCTCGCGTTGCACCGGCTTGAGGCCACCGAGACCAATGACTTCTACGAGCTCATCGTGGAACGCCACCGCACCGCATCAACGGTCATCACCAGCAACCGCGAACCACCGGAGATCCTCACCATGATGGCCGACCCACTCCTGGCCCAGTCGGCGATGGACCGGCTCCAATCCGCGGCCTACGAACTCGTCGTCGAGGGCGAGTCCTACCGGCAACGCCAGAAACCCCGTCCTCGAAAGCCGGTCAATTCGGACCAGCCGAATTGA
- a CDS encoding DUF881 domain-containing protein, with translation MSDGRPSPWRVGVPLVCLLAGLLLAATHGVSGGAEIRRSDAPRLVDLVREAQASVNHLNAQRDALAGKIDAAHGRSSDRALAAMLRRSAELAAEADMSPVHGPGLVVTLEDAPRDANGRFPRDASPDDLVVHQQDIEAVLNALWSAGAEAMQMQDQRIIATSVPRCVGNTLLLNGRTYSPPYTITAIGNAAAMQAALAAAPLVVLYRQYVVRFGLGYREEVKPDVRIAGHTEPDRLHFAQPMGTIGY, from the coding sequence ATGAGCGACGGACGGCCGTCACCATGGCGCGTTGGCGTCCCGTTGGTGTGCCTGCTGGCCGGATTGCTCCTCGCCGCCACACACGGGGTGTCCGGCGGCGCCGAAATCCGGCGCAGTGACGCCCCGCGGCTGGTCGACCTGGTCCGCGAGGCCCAAGCGTCCGTGAATCATCTCAATGCCCAGCGCGACGCCCTGGCCGGCAAGATCGACGCCGCGCACGGGCGGTCCTCGGACCGCGCATTGGCGGCAATGCTGCGCCGCTCGGCCGAGCTGGCCGCCGAGGCGGACATGAGCCCCGTGCACGGGCCGGGCCTCGTGGTGACCCTGGAAGACGCGCCACGCGACGCCAACGGCCGGTTCCCGCGCGATGCGTCGCCCGACGACCTGGTGGTGCACCAGCAGGACATCGAGGCCGTGCTCAACGCCTTGTGGAGCGCCGGCGCGGAGGCGATGCAGATGCAGGACCAGCGCATCATCGCCACCTCGGTGCCCCGCTGCGTCGGCAACACGCTGCTGCTCAACGGGCGCACCTACAGCCCGCCCTACACGATCACCGCAATCGGCAACGCCGCCGCCATGCAAGCTGCCCTGGCCGCCGCTCCCCTGGTCGTCCTGTACCGCCAATACGTGGTCCGATTCGGCCTCGGCTACCGCGAAGAGGTCAAGCCCGACGTGCGGATCGCCGGCCACACCGAGCCGGACCGGCTGCATTTCGCGCAGCCGATGGGAACCATCGGCTACTGA
- the cwsA gene encoding cell wall synthesis protein CwsA: protein MSATAESRLTPRERLARGLTYSTLGPVDVTRGVVGLGVQSAQSTASQLRRKYQEGRLAKELAAAQETLAQELAAAQEVVAGLPQALQDARRAQRRTRRPLVFAGVAVVVLAGGAVAFTIVRRQVRAKPQEPQSRPPSVEVQPRP, encoded by the coding sequence ATGAGCGCAACGGCGGAATCCCGGCTGACCCCGCGGGAGCGACTGGCTCGCGGGCTGACCTACTCGACCCTGGGGCCGGTGGACGTGACCCGGGGCGTTGTCGGCCTGGGTGTCCAGTCGGCGCAGTCGACCGCATCGCAGCTTCGTCGCAAATACCAGGAGGGGCGCCTGGCCAAGGAACTCGCCGCGGCCCAAGAAACGCTCGCCCAGGAGCTGGCGGCCGCGCAGGAAGTGGTCGCGGGCCTGCCTCAGGCACTGCAGGACGCGCGGCGGGCGCAGCGCCGGACCAGGCGTCCCTTGGTGTTCGCGGGGGTGGCGGTTGTGGTGCTCGCCGGCGGCGCCGTCGCGTTCACTATCGTGCGGCGCCAGGTGCGAGCGAAGCCGCAGGAGCCCCAGTCGCGGCCACCCAGCGTCGAGGTGCAGCCGCGTCCGTGA
- a CDS encoding DUF3566 domain-containing protein codes for MTSPNEPGAPKQGDGLNGDGSAERAGIHRPAPPAQAGRAPDAGDSPPRQRGVGRPPQAPHRQTEPPTEARPSGPSSGVEARLNRFVSGTAAPNAGGPSQGKNPPHDTDPPAGRGDGPPAEAYASELPDLSGPMPRGPQRKAPPDRAPEASSSPGSGRSSAPENREGRENRTQVSRRPRGPVRASMQIRRIDPWSTLKVSLLLSVALFFVWMIAVAFLYLVLGGMGVWSKLNSNVGDLLNNTSGSSGELVSSGTIFGGAVLIGLVNIVLLTAMATIAAFVYNLATDLIGGIEVTLADRD; via the coding sequence GTGACCTCACCGAACGAGCCGGGCGCCCCCAAACAGGGCGACGGCCTTAATGGGGATGGTTCGGCCGAGCGCGCCGGCATACACCGCCCGGCGCCGCCCGCACAGGCCGGCCGGGCTCCGGACGCCGGGGATTCCCCGCCCCGGCAGCGGGGCGTGGGCAGGCCCCCGCAGGCACCGCATCGCCAGACCGAGCCGCCGACCGAGGCGCGGCCGTCGGGCCCGTCCAGCGGTGTGGAGGCGCGGCTGAACCGGTTCGTTTCCGGCACCGCGGCACCGAACGCGGGTGGCCCCTCACAGGGGAAGAACCCACCGCATGACACCGACCCCCCGGCGGGACGCGGCGACGGGCCGCCGGCCGAGGCCTACGCCAGCGAGTTGCCGGACCTGTCCGGGCCGATGCCGCGGGGGCCCCAGCGCAAGGCGCCGCCCGACCGCGCGCCGGAGGCCTCGAGCTCGCCGGGATCCGGCCGCTCGTCGGCCCCCGAAAACCGGGAGGGCCGCGAGAACCGGACGCAGGTATCCCGGCGGCCGCGCGGGCCGGTGCGGGCCAGCATGCAGATCCGCCGGATCGACCCGTGGAGCACGCTGAAAGTTTCGCTGTTGCTCTCGGTCGCGTTGTTCTTCGTCTGGATGATCGCCGTGGCGTTCCTGTACCTCGTGCTCGGCGGCATGGGCGTGTGGTCGAAGCTGAACAGCAACGTCGGTGACCTCTTGAACAACACCAGCGGCAGCAGCGGCGAACTGGTCTCCAGCGGCACCATCTTCGGCGGCGCCGTGTTGATCGGTCTGGTCAACATCGTGTTGTTGACCGCGATGGCCACCATCGCCGCGTTCGTCTACAACCTGGCCACCGACCTGATCGGCGGCATCGAAGTGACGTTGGCGGATCGCGACTAG
- a CDS encoding PH domain-containing protein produces the protein MQQTQWEPRPVGIAGCGVAGVLLAIASVTIVTDVPGRVLAGIAAVGLILFAGATWRARPKLAITPGGLMLRGWFRTQLLQPSDIKIIRITEFRRYGRKVRFLEVETADDGLVLFSRWDLGTDPLEVLDALTDVGYAGRHPR, from the coding sequence GTGCAGCAAACACAATGGGAGCCTCGGCCTGTCGGAATCGCTGGTTGTGGGGTCGCCGGTGTTCTATTGGCTATCGCCAGTGTGACCATAGTCACAGACGTCCCGGGGCGCGTTCTGGCGGGGATTGCCGCGGTGGGTCTGATCTTGTTTGCGGGCGCGACGTGGCGCGCTCGACCGAAGCTGGCAATTACCCCCGGCGGCCTGATGCTCCGGGGATGGTTCCGGACGCAGTTATTGCAGCCGTCCGACATCAAGATCATCCGGATCACCGAGTTCCGCCGGTATGGACGCAAAGTCCGGTTCCTCGAGGTCGAAACGGCCGACGATGGGCTGGTCCTGTTCTCCCGTTGGGACCTCGGTACGGACCCGCTGGAGGTGCTCGACGCGCTGACCGACGTCGGTTACGCGGGCCGTCACCCGCGCTGA